One genomic segment of Gadus chalcogrammus isolate NIFS_2021 chromosome 3, NIFS_Gcha_1.0, whole genome shotgun sequence includes these proteins:
- the polg2 gene encoding DNA polymerase subunit gamma-2, mitochondrial isoform X2 translates to MISHCMKRFRICCETRSIRVPCRDFVGQYIANRYKTTVCPNDESDPTRMLLELCVNGFYVAPGQVHTDLFQRGMCCNYGPLGVELKKNLLEQWWSSIKRSRTQVFGISTLTTGDEKSGEGNPSLDVERLNQLLDADEFNKAQRTQRILMLLRQSTSLRTNLLQGALEQYISWLELVNRRLPFGLAETGLSFQPDGSGSRAEATYASLVWFCSPRSSSQWLDHWARLRLQWWRKFALAPSEFSSRDVQVDELQEGASRGVKIVYSFPWGQETLENLWSLGDSDLLQTHGGVRAKIQCFDGQKLVVPHVISVVSNMDRSMMAYMHNSLQLMKKHDGKQKLYRRKVLKLHPVLAPVKVALDMGRGATLEQRQVCDGLLQEFLDAGISAWPGSIDITSSAEKLNTKYDEMGVLFTMVIDENTLESGVLQVRSRDTTIRESKHISEVKGFLLRYMRAAHNM, encoded by the exons ATGATATCTCATTGTATGAAGCGATTTCGGATATGCTGTGAAACCAGATCAATACGAGTACCATGCAGAGACTTCGTCGGACAATACATCGCCAATCGTTACAAAACAACGGTCTGTCCAAATGACGAATCCGATCCAACCCGAATGTTACTGGAGCTCTGCGTAAACGGATTCTATGTTGCACCTGGCCAGGTGCACACCGACTTATTTCAGCGGGGAATGTGCTGTAACTATGGACCACTGGGAGTGGAACTGAAGAAGAACCTGCTCGAGCAGTGGTGGAGTTCTATTAAAAGGTCAAGAACGCAAGTGTTTGGCATTAGCACTTTGACCACCGGGGACGAGAAGTCTGGAGAGGGCAACCCTAGTTTGGACGTTGAACGCCTTAACCAACTTCTTGATGCAGATGAGTTTAACAAAGCCCAACGGACTCAGAGGATACTGATGCTTCTTCGGCAGTCAACATCTTTAAGAACGAACCTTCTTCAAG GTGCATTGGAACAGTACATCTCTTGGTTGGAGCTGGTGAATAGGAGGTTGCCGTTTGGCCTAGCTGAGACTGGCCTGAGTTTCCAACCGGATGGATCCGGTAG CCGAGCAGAAGCTACCTACGCGTCCCTGGTGTGGTTCTGCTCTCCGCGGAGCTCTTCGCAGTGGCTGGACCACTGGGCACGACTCAGGCTCCAGTGGTGGAGAAAG TTTGCCCTGGCGCCATCAGAATTCAGCAGCCGGGACGTCCAAGTGGACGAGCTCCAGGAGGGGGCCTCTCGTGGCGTGAAGATCGTCTACTCGTTCCCATGGGGACAGGAGACCCTGGAGAACCTCTGGAGCCTCGGGGATTCTGATTTATTGCAGACACACGGTGGTGTCCGCGCAAAAATACAG TGTTTTGATGGCCAGAAGTTGGTAGTACCTCACGTCATCTCGGTCGTGAGCAACATGGACCGTAGTATGATGGCCTACATGCACAACTCCCTGCAGCTAATGAAGAAACACGATGGCAAGCAGAAACTGTATCGGAGGAAG GTGTTGAAGTTGCATCCGGTGTTGGCCCCGGTCAAAGTGGCCTTGGACATGGGCAGGGGAGCTACGCTGGAGCAGAGACAG GTGTGCGACGGCTTGTTGCAGGAGTTCCTGGATGCTGGGATCTCTGCATGGCCAGGATCTATAGATATAACATCATCTGCGGAGAAGCTAAACACCAA GTATGATGAGATGGGCGTCCTCTTCACCATGGTGATCGATGAGAACACCCTGGAGAGCGGGGTGCTGCAGGTGCGAAGCAGAGACACCACCATCAGGGAGTCCAAACATATCTCGGAGGTCAAGGGCTTCCTGCTCCGCTACATGCGTGCCGCCCATAACATGTGA
- the polg2 gene encoding DNA polymerase subunit gamma-2, mitochondrial isoform X1, whose amino-acid sequence MISHCMKRFRICCETRSIRVPCRDFVGQYIANRYKTTVCPNDESDPTRMLLELCVNGFYVAPGQVHTDLFQRGMCCNYGPLGVELKKNLLEQWWSSIKRSRTQVFGISTLTTGDEKSGEGNPSLDVERLNQLLDADEFNKAQRTQRILMLLRQSTSLRTNLLQGALEQYISWLELVNRRLPFGLAETGLSFQPDGSGSRAEATYASLVWFCSPRSSSQWLDHWARLRLQWWRKFALAPSEFSSRDVQVDELQEGASRGVKIVYSFPWGQETLENLWSLGDSDLLQTHGGVRAKIQCFDGQKLVVPHVISVVSNMDRSMMAYMHNSLQLMKKHDGKQKLYRRKVNIRMCYGVLKLHPVLAPVKVALDMGRGATLEQRQVCDGLLQEFLDAGISAWPGSIDITSSAEKLNTKYDEMGVLFTMVIDENTLESGVLQVRSRDTTIRESKHISEVKGFLLRYMRAAHNM is encoded by the exons ATGATATCTCATTGTATGAAGCGATTTCGGATATGCTGTGAAACCAGATCAATACGAGTACCATGCAGAGACTTCGTCGGACAATACATCGCCAATCGTTACAAAACAACGGTCTGTCCAAATGACGAATCCGATCCAACCCGAATGTTACTGGAGCTCTGCGTAAACGGATTCTATGTTGCACCTGGCCAGGTGCACACCGACTTATTTCAGCGGGGAATGTGCTGTAACTATGGACCACTGGGAGTGGAACTGAAGAAGAACCTGCTCGAGCAGTGGTGGAGTTCTATTAAAAGGTCAAGAACGCAAGTGTTTGGCATTAGCACTTTGACCACCGGGGACGAGAAGTCTGGAGAGGGCAACCCTAGTTTGGACGTTGAACGCCTTAACCAACTTCTTGATGCAGATGAGTTTAACAAAGCCCAACGGACTCAGAGGATACTGATGCTTCTTCGGCAGTCAACATCTTTAAGAACGAACCTTCTTCAAG GTGCATTGGAACAGTACATCTCTTGGTTGGAGCTGGTGAATAGGAGGTTGCCGTTTGGCCTAGCTGAGACTGGCCTGAGTTTCCAACCGGATGGATCCGGTAG CCGAGCAGAAGCTACCTACGCGTCCCTGGTGTGGTTCTGCTCTCCGCGGAGCTCTTCGCAGTGGCTGGACCACTGGGCACGACTCAGGCTCCAGTGGTGGAGAAAG TTTGCCCTGGCGCCATCAGAATTCAGCAGCCGGGACGTCCAAGTGGACGAGCTCCAGGAGGGGGCCTCTCGTGGCGTGAAGATCGTCTACTCGTTCCCATGGGGACAGGAGACCCTGGAGAACCTCTGGAGCCTCGGGGATTCTGATTTATTGCAGACACACGGTGGTGTCCGCGCAAAAATACAG TGTTTTGATGGCCAGAAGTTGGTAGTACCTCACGTCATCTCGGTCGTGAGCAACATGGACCGTAGTATGATGGCCTACATGCACAACTCCCTGCAGCTAATGAAGAAACACGATGGCAAGCAGAAACTGTATCGGAGGAAGGTGAACATTAGAATGTGTTATGGG GTGTTGAAGTTGCATCCGGTGTTGGCCCCGGTCAAAGTGGCCTTGGACATGGGCAGGGGAGCTACGCTGGAGCAGAGACAG GTGTGCGACGGCTTGTTGCAGGAGTTCCTGGATGCTGGGATCTCTGCATGGCCAGGATCTATAGATATAACATCATCTGCGGAGAAGCTAAACACCAA GTATGATGAGATGGGCGTCCTCTTCACCATGGTGATCGATGAGAACACCCTGGAGAGCGGGGTGCTGCAGGTGCGAAGCAGAGACACCACCATCAGGGAGTCCAAACATATCTCGGAGGTCAAGGGCTTCCTGCTCCGCTACATGCGTGCCGCCCATAACATGTGA
- the srp68 gene encoding signal recognition particle subunit SRP68, producing the protein MAQDKQNEAKIASMDENKENVSDPGVGLEILQIIKDSQQQHGLRHGDYQRYRGYCSRRLRRLRKTLGFKMGNRHKYTGKKITEEMLSDSRYLLLVLMEAERSWSYAMQLKQEANTEPRKRFHLMSRLRKAAKHGQKLEKLCESPSIDAKTKLEAQAYTAYLTGMVEFELQEWKPAMEAFNKCKTIYEKLASAFTEELAVLYHQRVEEISPNIRYCAYNIGDQNAINDLMQMRLIGGGGNMMAEKLEALITQTRAKQAATMSEVEWRGRTLPVKIDKARIFLLGLADNEAAIAQASNEDTKEHLYETLLSECRDTIQAVREELKAEKQRERGPDADTGKVSNLQFLHSYLSYIKLCTVVKRNESMAHTLQAKLKDPHNDENKRGPKPQDLIRLYEIILQSLAELSTLQGLEEDHTFQKEMALKTLVYKAYRCFFIAQSYVLVKKWSEALVLYERVLKYAKEVQSKAKSIGDKELPDVQELIAEVNAEKYSLQAAAILDTEEVNESPAERPVKDNTPLCDRLETFRLDPALVGKQPNLVHFPPGFQPIPCKPLFFDLALNHVAFPPLDDKVEQKGKGGLTGYIKGIFGFGS; encoded by the exons ATGGCCCAAGACAAGCAGAATGAGGCAAAAATTGCCTCAATGgatgaaaataaagaaaatgtatcCGACCCAGGAGTTGGATTGGAGA TTCTGCAAATCATCAAGGATTCTCAGCAGCAGCACGGCCTCAGACATGGAGACTACCAGAGATACAG GGGTTACTGTTCGCGGCGGCTGCGGCGGTTGCGAAAAACCCTAGGCTTTAAGATGGGGAACCGCCACAAGTACACTGGCAAGAAGATAACCGAGGAGATGCTCTCTGACAGCAG GTATCTGCTGCTGGTTCTGATGGAGGCCGAGAGGTCCTGGAGCTACGCCATGCAACTAAAGCAGGAGGCCAACACGGAGCCCCGCAAGCGCTTCCACCTGATGTCGCGACTGCGCAAGGCAGCCAAACACGGCCAGAAGCTGGAGAAGCTGTGCGAGAGCCCCAGCATCGATGCAAAGACCAAGCTTGAGGCCCAG gcctacacagCGTACCTGACTGGCATGGTAGAGTTTGAACTGCAGGAGTGGAAGCCAGCCATGGAGGCTTTCAACAAGTGCAA GACCATCTATGAGAAGCTAGCAAGCGCCTTCACTGAAGAGTTGGCAGTGCTGTATCACCAGCGTGTTGAGGAAATCTCACCCAACATCCGCTACTGTGCTTACAACATTG GTGACCAGAACGCTATAAACGACCTGATGCAGATGAGGCTGATCGGCGGTGGAGGGAACATGATGGCAGAGAAGCTCGAG GCACTGATCACCCAGACCCGGGCCAAGCAGGCGGCCACCATGAGCGAAGTGGAGTGGAGAGGACGTACGCTGCCCGTCAAGATCGACAAAGCCCGCATCTTCCTCCTGGGGCTGGCCGACAACGAGGCCGCCATCGCTCAG GCATCCAACGAGGACACCAAAGAGCACCTGTACGAGACCCTGCTGTCCGAGTGCAGAGACACCATCCAGGCTGTGAGGGAGGAGCTCAAGGCTGAG AAGCAGAGAGAGCGGGGCCCTGATGCGGACACCGGCAAGGTGTCCAACCTGCAGTTCCTGCACAG CTACCTGAGCTACATCAAGCTGTGCACGGTGGTGAAGAGGAACGAGAGCATGGCCCACACGCTGCAAGCCAAGCTGAAGGACCCGCACAACGACGAGAACAAGAGGGGGCCCAAGCCCCAGGACCTCATCCGCCTGTATGAGATCATCCTCCAG AGTCTGGCAGAGTTGTCCACCCTACAGGGATTGGAGGAAGACCACACCTTCCAGAAGGAGATGGCCCTCAAGACTCTTGTCTACAAGGCTTACAG GTGCTTCTTTATCGCCCAGTCCTACGTGCTGGTGAAGAAGTGGAGCGAGGCCCTGGTTCTGTACGAGAGGGTGCTCAAGTACGCCAAGGAGGTCCAGTCCAAGGCCAAGAGTATTGGTGACAAG GAACTGCCCGACGTCCAGGAACTGATCGCTGAGGTCAACGCTGAGAAGTACTCCCTCCAGGCTGCTGCCATTCTAG ACACGGAGGAGGTGAACGAGTCTCCGGCCGAGCGCCCGGTGAAGGACAACACG CCTCTGTGCGACCGATTGGAGACCTTCCGGCTGGACCCGGCCCTGGTGGGCAAGCAGCCCAACCTGGTGCACTTCCCCCCGGGCTTCCAGCCCATCCCCTGCAAGCCCCTGTTCTTCGACCTGGCCCTCAACCACGTGGCGTTCCCGCCGCTCGACGACAAGGTGGAGCAGAAGGGCAAGGGCGGCCTGACCGGCTACATCAAGGGCATCTTCGGCTTCGGCAGCTAA